Sequence from the Streptomyces peucetius genome:
GCCGAGCGTCCAGCCGGAGAACCAGTGAGCACAGCAGAACGCCACACCCGCGACAAGGCCCACCACGCCTGCTTCGGCGATCACCCCACCCGGTGTGTCCAGTGCACCGGCTGCCAGTGCACCGCAAGCCGCGAGCCCGGTCAGCAGCGCCAGAGCCGCGCTCAGTGGCCAGGCCATGACCAACGGTCCGGCCAGGAACGTCAGTGCACCGCCGGCCATCAACTCGACCGCGTCCGCGTCGAGTAGCGGGGGCCGAGGGTACAGCGCGAGCGGTACCACCATTGCCGCAAGACTCGATGCCGCAGCGAACGCGACCCTCAACCGATGCCGTGAACCGTGAGGCGCAGGAGGGGCCAGTCCGGCGCGCAGCAGCTCCACGCACGCCACGGTCTGCAACAGTCCCAGAGCCGTCAGCGGCCAGGTCAACGATCGGCCGTTGGCCATCGGCGGCGCGGACACCAGCCAGATGATCAGCAGGATTGGTTCCAGCAACACAAGCAAGTACAACGAGAGGTGCGTGTACAGCTCGATCCGCTCTTGACCTCTGTGGTGCTCGCGCAGAACCGGAGGCACGCGGTTCCCCTCCCCCCGCCAAGGAAGTCCTTGCCCCCCATTCAAGCATTCGCAGCCGAACCATATTGATCATTTTCTGGGGTCCCAGCGGAACAACCGCGCCGCGGCCCAGACGGCGATGGCCGTCCAGAGCACGGCACCTCCGAGATGAGGCAGCCCCGCGTTCCACGTACCGTCATCCGCACCGAGCCACCCGATCCGTACGGTCTCCATGACCGGGGTGAGCGGCAGCAAGCGGCAGATATCGGCAAGCCTCTCGGGCATGGCGGCGAGGGGCATGACCAAACCGGAACCAGCGACGGAGGCCAACAGCAGCGGCATCGTGGTCAGCTGCGCCATCTCCACCGTGCGGGTCAGCGCGGACGACAGGGCGGCCAGGGCCGCCACCAGCACCGTTCCCAGAAGCACTCCGACTGCCAGCAACAGCGGATCGGCAGGTGCTCGCACATGCAGAACCGTCATGCCGACACCGATCACGATCGCGCACTGTACGAGTGCCACCACCACCGCGGGCAGCGCCGTCCCGGCCAGGACCTCGCCGTCCGCGAGCTGCCCTGTACGCAACCGCTTGAGGACCAGTCCCTCACGGCGGGCCACATAGGCGCTGACCAGAGTGGAGTAGACGACGAAGAGCAGGACCATGCCGATCGTGCCCGTCGCAAGCACCGGTGCGGCCTCGAGCTTGTCTCCGTTCGTGGTACTGAACGACGACGGCGTGACGGAATGCATGAGCCACAGCGAGCCGAGCGGCAGTGCGAGCGCGGAGGTGAGAGCCGTCCTGTTCCGGACCAGCATCATCATTTCGGCTCGCCCCAAGGCCACCATCCTGCCGCCCCGTCCAGCCAGCGCGGACTGGGTACGCACCATCACGCCACGCTCCCGACCGGAGCGTCACTGCGCCCTTCTGCCACCGCCAGAAAGGCCTCCTCGAGCGACGCCGAGCGTGCGTCCAACCGTTCCAACGCGACGCCTGTCTCGGCCGCCCACGCGAGCAGCCGGGTGAGCGTCGCCTGCAGACTGCCGGTCTCGATCGTCACATGCCTTCCCCGAGCCACCGGCTGCCCGGCTCCGGGCAGTGCCGGGACCGACTCCGGTGACTGACCGTCCGGAAGCTCGAAACAGATCCGCGAAGGATGCGCGGCCACCAATTCCGCGGACGTCCCCTCCGCGACCACCCGCCCTTCCTTCATAATGGCCAGCCGGTCGGCGAGTTCCGCGGCTTCCTCCAGGTAGTGCGTCGTCAGCAGCACCGTTGTCCCCTCGTCTCGCAGATCTCGCACGAGCTGCCATGTGTCGCGGCGTCCTTCTGGATCCATCCCTGTGGTCGGCTCGTCCAGGAACAGCACATCGGGGCGTCCGATCAACGCCAACCCCAGATCCAGCCGCCGGCTTTCCCCACCGGACAGTTGCTTGACCCGCACGTTCCGACGATGCGCAAGCCGGACTTTTTCCAGTACCTCCGCCACAGGTTGCGCCCCCTGGGTGCAACTGGCCCAGAATCGCGCGACCTCCGCGACCGTCAAATCACCGGGGAATCCACCGGACTGCAACATCATCCCGGTCCGGGGGCGCACCTGTGCCCGCTGCCGATAGGGGTCATGCCCAAGGACTCGCACCTGCCCGCCGTGCGGAAGTGCCAGCCCCTCCAACAGCTCGACAGTCGATGTCTTGCCGGCTCCGTTGGTTCCCAACAGAGCGAAGAGTTCCCCCCTGCGCACCTGGAGGCTCACTCCCCGTACCGCTTCGTGCTCCGTACGCCCGCGAGTCCCGTATCTCCTGCGCAATTCCTGGGCATCAATCACGACCTCATCGGTTTGTTGTTCTGGAGCACGAGCTGTCATGCGGCCAGTCTTCTGTCGCGAGACGTGCACCGGCAGTGCCGTGTGTCATCGATCTTCATGACAGCCCCACAGGGGAGCCATGGCATTTGTCACGCCTGGCATGTTGCACGGCAAACCGTTGTGACCACGATCGAGGTCGACGGCACCGCCCAGGTTGCCCGCCCAGTCGAACCGGCAGCGGGCGGTTCAAGCAGCTCACTGCTCCGACGCCACCACTCGCCATGAATGCCCTCTGAGCTGGGATAACAGCCAGACCTCTAGTAGTACTTCGTTAGGTTGATTTGATCTCGGGCTGTGGGGTTGGGCATGCTGTCCTGATGGAGCTGGGGGAGATCGAGGAACTCCGTGGTGAGTTGGCGGCGTTCGTGGCTGAGGTGTTCGTGTCGGTGCCGCGCCGGGATCAGCGGGCGAATGAACTTTCCCGTGATGCTGGACACTCGTTGCTTACGCTGCGAGGGTGTGTTCTTGCTCGTGTCGCTGTCGGATCTCCAGCGGGGTGAGGTACCCCCAGGCCGGATGCTTCCGCAGTCGTCTGCGGTTGTAGAAGGTCTCGATCTCGATGAAGGCGAAGATCTCCGCGCGGCAGCGGTCCGGTCGGGCCAGTGGCGGGTGCCGATCTCCGCTTTCAGCAGCGCGAAGAAGCTCTCGGCGGCGGCATTGTCGTAGCACGAGCCGGTTCGGCCCATGCTCTGCCGTAGCCCGAGCCGGCGTACTTCCCGGCGGAGTTCGTCAGCGGTGTACTCCGCTCCGCGGTCCGAGTGCACGATGCAGCCGGGCTGGAGGTCGCCGCGGCCGGCGGCCATCGTCAGTGCGTCGACCACCAGGGAGGCACGGTGGTGGTCAGCCATCGAGTAGCCGACGATCTCGCGGGTCGCCAGGTCCAGCCAGGTCGCCAGATACAGCCAGCCCTCGTCGGTGGGGATGTACGTCACCGACCAGTTTCCGGCCCGGGGCGCCGGCCGTGAAGTCGCGTCCGATCAGGTCCGCGGCAGGTGCCGCCTTTTTCGCGGGGCGGGTCAGGGACCGGCGCTTGCGCCGGGTGACGCCGGTGATGTCGCGCTCACGCATGATCCGCTCCACTCGCTTGCGGTTGACCCGCCGGTCCAGCCTGCGCAACTCGGCATGGATACGCGGCACCCCGTAGGTGCACCGGGAGGCGATGTGCACGGCGGTGATCTCCTGGGCGTCAGCTCGCCCGGCGCCCCCTGCCCGCGGTCGACCTGGTCCTGCTTGACCCAGTTCCGCAGCCCCTCGGCGCTGACTCCGATCTCCCGGGCCACCTCAGTGACGGTCCTGCCGGAGGACCGGACCAGCGCGACCGCGTCGCGCTTGAACTCCTCCGTGTACCGCCTGCTGCGGTTGCTCTTGCTTCCCACCTGGCACTACTTCCTCTGGAACCTCACGTCCCAGTCTCCAGGTGTCCAACATCAAGAAGAAGCTTCAGAAGGGCGACTGCTACCTGCGGGGATTGATGCTGGACGGTCGCAGGAAGTCGATCCAGCCGATGGCCGAGCGGCTGCCGGACGGTGACATGCAAACTCTGCAGCAGTTCGTGAATCAGTCGCCGTGGGACCACGTGGCGGTGCTGCGCGCGGTGGCCGTCAAGACGGTTCCGGTCGTAGATCCTGAGGTGTGGGTGATCGACGACCAGTTGCAGTTTTGGTTGCATTCACCCCCGTCCGGCGCCGTCCACCGCCTGTCCGGCGAACCGCTCCGTCGCAGGTCAGAACGCCCGCGAGCATTGCCGAACCCCCAGACGAACATTTGGAAAGTGTGTTGGGGGCAACCACTCACGGGTTCGAATCTCGGATCCACCGCAGTCGCCTGACCAGGCGAAACGAGGAACCGGACCGCTTCTCGCGGTCCGGTTCTTCGGCATGCTGTGGTCGCATCTCGGGTTACGTATATATCGCCTCAATTACGAGTATTTCAGCGCACTTGAGAGCGACACCGCCCGAGAGATGGCGACGCCTGCAGGGAGGAACCCCTTCGGTTCTGCACCCACGACCCCGGCGAAGGCACCATGCTTGAGCTCGGCGCCGGAGCGGCTTCGGTGCTGGCAGGCGCGACCTCGGACGAGTTGCGCGCCATTCTGGTGGCCCTCGAGATCAAGCCACCCGGCACCAAACAGCAGCGACTGGCGGCCCTGGTGGAACACCACAGCGACCCGGAAACCGTCGCCAAAGTGGTGGCACGGGCGCCCGCGATCACACAGAAGCTGCTTACCCACCGAGCGGAGGCCACGGCAGGGCAGCGGCAGTTCATCATGTTCGGGTCACCCGGCCCCGACCTCGAACCCGGCGCGCGATGGGCACTCGACCGGGGACTCCTGATCGTGGACCGGCACCGGTACGGCACCGGACGCATGCCTGTCGAAGTCGCGCTGGCACTGCGCGGGCCGGACTGGCACGCTCCGTTCGACCCCTTCCGCCTCCCGTGCAGTTGGTGGCCACCGACTCCGCCGAGGTGGAGCGGGAGGCCGCAGCCGCAGCCACGGCGTTCGCCGCCCACGCCGCGTCCGTCCTCTCCGCTTGTTCCGCGTCTCCGCCGGCCAGGCTCAAGTCCGGCGGTATCGGCGCCCGCGAACTGACCCGGATCGGCAAGGCCGCCCAGACCGACGACGCCGTGGTACGCCTCACTCTGGAGACCGCGAACGCCGCCGGCCTGCTGGGCCGGGACAGCGACCGCGTGGCCCCCACCGGCGAATACGACGCCTGGGCGGAACAGGAACCCGCCGAACGGCTCGCCGTACTGCTCCAGGCATGGCACCGCCTGGCGCTCACTCCCACCCAGGCCCGTGACGAGGACAACAAGGCGCTCCCCGCCCTCGCGGGAGCACCTCCCTGCAGCGGTTGCCTGCAGGCCCGGCACGGGCTGCTCCACGCGGCGGCGCAGCTTCCGGCGGGGCACGGCGTCGCCATCGCCTCAGACCTGGGGCCGCTGGTGGCCTGGTATCGCCCGCTCGCCGACTCGTCGCCCCAGGACGTGGCACCGTTCGCCACCCTGATCCGCGAGGCTGAGCTGCTCGGCGTACTCGCTCGTGACGCGCTGTCTCCCCTCGGTACCGCTCTGATGGAAGACGACGCGGCGGGACTGGCCGCCGTGTGCCGACGGCTCCTGCCCACGGCCACCCGGACAGCACGAATCGGCGCGGACCTCACCGCCGTCGTCACTGGCCCCCCGTCGGCGCCACTCGCAGCGCTGCTGGATTCCGTCGCCCACCGCGAGACCAGCGGCACGGCCTCGGTGTGGCGGTTCAGTACCGGCAGCGTCCGCCGAGCCCTGGACGCGGGACACTCACCGGACGACCTCACCGCCGACCTGGCCGCCGTCGCCTCCCGGCCGCTGCCCCAGCCCCTGTCCTATCTCATCGCCGACACCGCCCGCGGTCACGGCCGCGTGCGCGTGGCTCCCGCCGCCTGTGTCATCCACGGTGAGGAGCCGGCGCTCCTCACCGAGCTCGCCGCCCACCGCAAGCTCACCGAACTCGGCCTGCGGCAGCTCGCACCCACGGTGCTGATCAGCCGCAGCCCGCTCGGGGCGACTCTCGCCGCGCTCCGTGCCGAGGGCTACGCCCCCGTCGCCGAGACCGCCGACGGAACCGTACACATCGGGAAGAAACGACCGCAGAGGGCCCCCGCCCCCGTGCCGACCCCCCGACAAGCCAGCACAGACGCCGACCGCCGCAAGGCGGTCCGCCACGCCGCGGCGACACCGACGACCGTCGACCCGAACGCCCTGGCCGCCCGTCTCCCGCAGCAACGACGTGGGAATCGACCTGGTGGGCGCTGACAGGCAGCCTGTGGCCGAGCGGTTGCTCTTCCTCGGCTCGGTCAAGTGGCTGGAGAATTCCGCGTTCGACAGCCACGATCTGGCCGCGCTGCAGAAGCACCGGGCCGCGATCACCGACGAGCCCGTACCGCTCGTGGCGGTCTCCCGCAATGGGATCAGTTGTTCCGGTCTTCAGGCGGCGTACGGCCCCGAGCAACTGATCAGTGCCTGGCGCAGGACCTGAGTTCCAGCGCTTGCGGTTCTGGTTGCGTTCGCCTCCGTCCGCAGCTGCCCGGGCGGAGGAAGCCAGACCGCTCCACCGCAGGTCAGGATGGGTACGGCCCTCCCCGGGCCCGTTCGTATCCTCCGCCGGTGCCTCACCGGGCACGATGTCGAAGGGCCCCACCGCTTGCGGTGGGGCCCTTCGACGTTCCGGCGTCCGGCCGGGCCGGGCCGGAAAGGCACCGGCCGTCGCAGTCGCCCTACGGGGTGGTGAGAACGTCAGGTCGCTCCGGCTCGCAGCACGGCCCGTCGGCGTAGCACGCGGCGGGAGCCCGGCGGGCGGGATCGTGTCATGTCGGCCTGATACGGCAAAACCGCATGGTTCCGGCCAACCATCCACAGGCTGTGGGTCCGCAGACAACCGACAGGGCCGTCCGTCCCCTCTCACAGGCGGAAGACAGCTTCGCGACGGGGGCCGCCTCGTTCCTACAGGGGTGGCCGGTTATGGACGCGGGCTGTTGATCCACCGTCCCATCAGGCACTTCGGACAACGAGGATTCATGACCAGATCCCACCAAGCCCGCCTGTGGCGCTCCGTGTTCGCCGCGGGAGCGGCGATCGCTGTCACCGCCGGCGTCGTCGCCGCCGCTCCCGACGCCGACAAGGCGAAGACCGGGCCGACGTTCCGTCTGATCGCCGCTTCCAACGCGGTGACACTCGACTCGTGGAAGGATGAACCCGGCGTCTACCTGGACCTCGGGACCTACCTCACCGCAGAGAACAGCCCCCTCGAAATCAAGGTGACCCGCAAGTCCTACAAGGACCCGGTCGTCGCCACCCAGATCATCCGCCAGGGCAAGAGCGTCCGGACCAAGACGCTGCCCGCCGGGCTGGTCAAGGACTTCTCGGGGCTGCCCGGCTTCATGAGGGTCACGATCAGCGACGCCGCCGGCAAGACCGTGCTGGCCAAGAGCGAGTCGTTCTGCCCCAACAACGCCTCCGGCCGGGTACGCCCCGACGCCCCGGCCAAGTCGAAGTATCCCGAGAGCTGTCCGGTGAATCCCTTCACGCTCGGCTCGGTGTGGGGTGTCGAGAACGGCTGGGCGTCCAACACGTACTCCGGCTACTACTCCGAGCCCGTCGCCCTCAAGCCCGGCAAGTACACGGCCAGGGTGTCCGTGGCGAAGCGCTACCGCGACCTGCTCGGCATCGCGGCCAAGCCGCAGACGATCAAGGTGACCGTACGCGAGCGCAGCTGGGAGGAGGGCGCCGCACGGGCGTCGGCCGCCGGAGGTCATGCAGGAGGACATGAAGGACACGCGTCCGGACACTCCGCACCCAGTGGCCACAGCGGCCACGACGCCATGCGCCCCGCCGCTCCCGCGGCACCCACGAGCGGCGCCGGTCCGGCGTACAACGTGGGGCACGGCCCCTACCCGTCCGCTCCGCCCGCCGTCCCGTGGGCGGTGAAGAAGGCAGCCGGTCTACGGGCCGCCGCACAGGCCGAGGACGGGCTCGGACAGACCGACGGCTCCCGCCAGGCGCCGGCGCTGTCGCCCAACGGGAAGCGGCCGACGGGCAAGGCCTCCGTGCCGAACGTGCCGAAGCCCGACCTCCGCTCGCTGCCCGCCTACGGCATCCAGATCAGCGACGGCGGTGAAGAGGTCCCCGGCAAGGACTATCTGGCCTTCAGCGCCAACGTGTGGAACGCCGGTCCCGCGCAGCTCGTCGTGGACGGCTTCCGTTCCCCCGGCAAGAAGCTGATGGACGCCTACCAGTACTTCTACGACGCGAACGGCAAGCAGGTCGGCTACACGCCGACCGGCACCATGGAGTGGGACCCGCGGCCGGGACACGAGCACTGGCACTTCACCGACTTCGCCAGCTACCGCCTCCTCAAGGCCGACCAGAAGGAAGCGGTGCGCAGCGGCAAGGAGGCGTTCTGCCTGGCCAACACGGACGCCGTCGACTACACGGTGAAGAACGCCAACTGGCACCCGGAGAACACCGACCTGTCCACCGCGTGCGGCCAGGAGAACTCGATCTCCGTCCGTGAGGTGCTGGACGTGGGCTCCGGCGACACGTACACCCAGGACCTGCCCGGCCAGTCCTTCGACATCACCGGCCTGCCCAACGGCACCTACTACATCCAGGTGCTGGCCAACCCGGAGAAGCGCCTCAAGGAGACCAACCTGAACAACAACAGCGCGCTCCGCAAGGTCGTGCTCGGCGGCAAGCCCGGCGCCCGCACCGTGAAGGTGCCGGCCCACCACCTGGTCGACGCCAACTGACATCCGCACGACGGACGCCGGTCCCGGGGCATGTTCCCGGGGCCGGCGTCGCGCTTCCGCCGCCCCACGGGGCACATCGGGAGCGGATCTGCCGCCCCGGCGAACCGTGGGAGAAGTTGCCGCCGCGCCGTGTCGAGAATGCCGCACCGTCTCCGACGTCCCCTGTGAAAGTTGCCCACAGGGGGCGACCACCCGGCCAGAGGGAGCGGATCATGAAGTACCTGGTGATGATTCAGGGGACGCAGGCGGACTACGAAGCGACGCGTGGCAACGCCTCGGAGAACGCCCCCGTGTGGAACGAGAAGGACATGCAGGCGATGTTCTCGTTCATGCAGAGCATCAACGACGACCTCGCCGAGTCTGGTGAGTTCGTCGACGCGCAGGGCCTGGCGGAGCCCGCGCGGGCCCGGCACGTCCTGTCCGGCAAGGACGGCCGGCCGGTGATCACGGACGGGCCCTACGGCGAGACGAAGGAGGTGCTCGCCGGGTACTGGGTCCTGGACTGCGAGAGCCTGGACCGCGTGACGGAGATCGCGACCCGCATCACCCAGTGCCCGGTCCCCGAGGGCACCGTCGAGTACCCCGTGGTGATCCGGGAGATCATGGAGGGCGGAGGCGACGTGTGCTGACTCCCGCCGAGGTCGAGTACCTGCTGCGCCTCCACGCGCCGCAGGTACTCGGCGCGCTGGTGCGCCGCTACGGGCACTTCGACCTGGCGGAGGACGCGGTCCAGGAGGCGCTGCTGGCGGCGGCGCAGCAGTGCCGGAGGGCGGCCCGCCGGACAACCCCCGGCGCTGGTTGATCCGGGTCGCCTCCCGCCGTCTGACGGACCTGCTGCGCAGCGAGGAGGCACGCCACCGCCGTGAGGAGACGGCGGGCCGGCCGGCCCCCCGCGACGCCTTCACCGCGCCGCCGCCCGGTGAGGGACGCGCACCGTCCGAGGACGACACGCTCACCCTGCTCTTCCTGTGCTGCCACCCGGAGCTGAGCCCGCCCGCGCAGATCGCGCTGACGCTCCGGGCGGTGGGCGGTCTGACGACGGCCGAGATCGCGCGGGCGCATCTCGTTCCGGAGGCGACGATGGCGCAGGGGGCACCTCCCATGCCGAAGGCCATGGGGGAGGATCAGCCGGGCGAAGCAGTGGATCAGAGGGGTGCCGTTCCGGCAACCGGGGCCGCAGGACCGCGACGACCGGCTGGCCGCCGTGCTCCAGGTGCTGTACCTGATCTTCAACGAGGGATACACGGCGACCTCCGGCCGCGATCTGCACCGCGCCGACCTGGCGGCGGAGGCGATCCGGCTGGCCGCGCCGTACGCCGGCTGCTTCCGCGGGAGGGCGCGGTGAGCGGGCTGCTGGCTCTGAAGCTGCTCACCGAGGCCCGCGGCGCGGCCCGCACGGGCCCGCACGGCGAGCTGGTCCCGCTCGACGAGCAGGACCGTACGCTCTGGGACCGCGCGGCGATCGCCGAGGGCACGGCCCTGGTGGAGGAGGCGCTGGCGGAGGGGCTGGCGGGCCCGTACCAACTGCAGGCGGCGATCGCGGCGTTGCACGACGAGGCCCCGCGCGCCGAAGACACCGACTGGCCGCAGATCCTCGCCCTGTACGACCTCCTCGTGGCCCGCGCCCCCGAACCGATGGCACGGCTCGGCCGGGCCGTCGCGACGGCGATGGTGCACGGTCCGCGCCGGTCTCGCCGAAGTGGCCCGTCTGGAGGACCGGCTGGCCGGCCATCACCGGCTCGACGCCGTACGGGCGCATCTGCTGGAGCGGGCGGGTGATCTGGAGGAGGCCGAGGCGGCGTACCGCACTGCGGCGTCGCACACCCTGAGCATCCCCGAGGCGCGCTACCTACAGGCCAGGGCGGCCCGCCTGCGCCGGTGACCCCGCGGGCGGACGCGCCGGCCGCCTCACTGGCGGCGCACCTGCCACGGGGTGATCATCGGGGCATGAGAGCCACGATCCACCTCGCCCAGCAACCGGAGGCCGACGAACTGCTCGGCCGCAGTCCGCTCGCCGCCCTGATCGGGATGCTCCTCGACCAGCAGATCCCCATGGAGTGGGCGTTCACCGGCCCCTACACGGTGGCGCAGCGCCTGGGCACCGGCGATCTGGACGCCGCCGAGATCGCCGCGTACGACCCTGACGCCTTCACCGGGCTGCTGACGGAGAAGCCCGCGGTCCACCGCTATCCGGCGTCGATGGCCAAACGGGTGCAGGAGCTGTGCCGGTTCCTCGTCGACGAGTACGACGGCGACGCGAGCGCCGTCTGGTCGGACGCGCGGAGCGGGGCGGAGCTGCTGGCGAGGCTGAAGGCGCTGCCGGGCTTCGGCGAGCAGAAGGCGCAGATCTTCCTGGCGCTGCTCGGCAAGCAGTACGGCGTACGGCCCGAGGGCTGGCGGGAGGCCGCCGGTGCCTACGGCGAAGAGGGCGCCTACCGGTCGGCGGCCGAC
This genomic interval carries:
- a CDS encoding HhH-GPD-type base excision DNA repair protein — translated: MRATIHLAQQPEADELLGRSPLAALIGMLLDQQIPMEWAFTGPYTVAQRLGTGDLDAAEIAAYDPDAFTGLLTEKPAVHRYPASMAKRVQELCRFLVDEYDGDASAVWSDARSGAELLARLKALPGFGEQKAQIFLALLGKQYGVRPEGWREAAGAYGEEGAYRSAADITGPESLARVRAYKQEKKAAAKAAKAAQTARTVKATKAAGTARSTGSAKPPKEP
- a CDS encoding YciI family protein — encoded protein: MKYLVMIQGTQADYEATRGNASENAPVWNEKDMQAMFSFMQSINDDLAESGEFVDAQGLAEPARARHVLSGKDGRPVITDGPYGETKEVLAGYWVLDCESLDRVTEIATRITQCPVPEGTVEYPVVIREIMEGGGDVC
- a CDS encoding lysyl oxidase family protein, yielding MTRSHQARLWRSVFAAGAAIAVTAGVVAAAPDADKAKTGPTFRLIAASNAVTLDSWKDEPGVYLDLGTYLTAENSPLEIKVTRKSYKDPVVATQIIRQGKSVRTKTLPAGLVKDFSGLPGFMRVTISDAAGKTVLAKSESFCPNNASGRVRPDAPAKSKYPESCPVNPFTLGSVWGVENGWASNTYSGYYSEPVALKPGKYTARVSVAKRYRDLLGIAAKPQTIKVTVRERSWEEGAARASAAGGHAGGHEGHASGHSAPSGHSGHDAMRPAAPAAPTSGAGPAYNVGHGPYPSAPPAVPWAVKKAAGLRAAAQAEDGLGQTDGSRQAPALSPNGKRPTGKASVPNVPKPDLRSLPAYGIQISDGGEEVPGKDYLAFSANVWNAGPAQLVVDGFRSPGKKLMDAYQYFYDANGKQVGYTPTGTMEWDPRPGHEHWHFTDFASYRLLKADQKEAVRSGKEAFCLANTDAVDYTVKNANWHPENTDLSTACGQENSISVREVLDVGSGDTYTQDLPGQSFDITGLPNGTYYIQVLANPEKRLKETNLNNNSALRKVVLGGKPGARTVKVPAHHLVDAN
- a CDS encoding ABC transporter ATP-binding protein, yielding MTARAPEQQTDEVVIDAQELRRRYGTRGRTEHEAVRGVSLQVRRGELFALLGTNGAGKTSTVELLEGLALPHGGQVRVLGHDPYRQRAQVRPRTGMMLQSGGFPGDLTVAEVARFWASCTQGAQPVAEVLEKVRLAHRRNVRVKQLSGGESRRLDLGLALIGRPDVLFLDEPTTGMDPEGRRDTWQLVRDLRDEGTTVLLTTHYLEEAAELADRLAIMKEGRVVAEGTSAELVAAHPSRICFELPDGQSPESVPALPGAGQPVARGRHVTIETGSLQATLTRLLAWAAETGVALERLDARSASLEEAFLAVAEGRSDAPVGSVA
- a CDS encoding DDE-type integrase/transposase/recombinase, which translates into the protein MTYIPTDEGWLYLATWLDLATREIVGYSMADHHRASLVVDALTMAAGRGDLQPGCIVHSDRGAEYTADELRREVRRLGLRQSMGRTGSCYDNAAAESFFALLKAEIGTRHWPDRTAAARRSSPSSRSRPSTTADDCGSIRPGGTSPRWRSDSDTSKNTPSQRKQRVSSITGKFIRPLIPARHRHEHLSHERRQLTTEFLDLPQLHQDSMPNPTARDQINLTKYY
- a CDS encoding helicase-associated domain-containing protein, whose translation is MEDDAAGLAAVCRRLLPTATRTARIGADLTAVVTGPPSAPLAALLDSVAHRETSGTASVWRFSTGSVRRALDAGHSPDDLTADLAAVASRPLPQPLSYLIADTARGHGRVRVAPAACVIHGEEPALLTELAAHRKLTELGLRQLAPTVLISRSPLGATLAALRAEGYAPVAETADGTVHIGKKRPQRAPAPVPTPRQASTDADRRKAVRHAAATPTTVDPNALAARLPQQRRGNRPGGR
- a CDS encoding ABC transporter permease translates to MVALGRAEMMMLVRNRTALTSALALPLGSLWLMHSVTPSSFSTTNGDKLEAAPVLATGTIGMVLLFVVYSTLVSAYVARREGLVLKRLRTGQLADGEVLAGTALPAVVVALVQCAIVIGVGMTVLHVRAPADPLLLAVGVLLGTVLVAALAALSSALTRTVEMAQLTTMPLLLASVAGSGLVMPLAAMPERLADICRLLPLTPVMETVRIGWLGADDGTWNAGLPHLGGAVLWTAIAVWAAARLFRWDPRK
- a CDS encoding IS3 family transposase → MGQAGPGRPRAGGAGRADAQEITAVHIASRCTYGVPRIHAELRRLDRRVNRKRVERIMRERDITGVTRRKRRSLTRPAKKAAPAADLIGRDFTAGAPGRKLVGDVHPHRRGLAVSGDLAGPGDPRDRRLLDG